A single genomic interval of Amblyomma americanum isolate KBUSLIRL-KWMA chromosome 11, ASM5285725v1, whole genome shotgun sequence harbors:
- the LOC144110464 gene encoding uncharacterized protein LOC144110464 has product MLAPWQRLDAVKTFVYPALNISMRCGLSGKAEWERLDEALRPLIKRTLYLPANASNDYIYGSAAAGTAGIPLAAELSDICRIDSAFKLLSSPDAEVRDLAKRAVTEVTTKRLGREVTEADVAAYLSGETEGDFRARASQLKSVWTEARKASRRLEVTWEMREDGPHITCADVTLAPKHRTKVVKKLRSIATAARNHSLQQKPNQGKVMECVAADPSSSHFMRSGLFTRFCDWRFLHRARLNLLPLNGARPWARASDQRCRACGHNQETLPHVLCHCMRQSAAYTDRHNKIVNRLKATAGKRFTVTHENRPVGTTNLRPDLVLARGESAIVIDVTCPFDNRRTAFDAARESKVAKYEPVRQYLLRKFQRVSVEAIVVGALGSWDPNNDKVMKRLCSRSYLRLFKKLAVSDTIAASREVYSRHVAAK; this is encoded by the coding sequence ATGCTCGCCCCGTGGCAGAGGTTGGACGCTGTCAAAACGTTCGTATATCCAGCGCTCAACATCTCCATGCGGTGCGGGTTGTCGGGGAAGGCAGAGTGGGAGCGCCTCGACGAAGCCCTGCGACCGCTAATCAAACGCACTCTTTACCTTCCAGCAAACGCCAGCAACGACTACATCTACGGCAGCGCAGCAGCGGGCACGGCGGGAATTCCCCTGGCAGCGGAGCTGAGCGACATCTGCCGCATCGACAGCGCTTTTAAACTCCTTTCTTCTCCAGACGCAGAGGTTCGAGACCTGGCGAAGCGAGCCGTCACCGAGGTCACCACCAAGAGACTGGGCCGAGAAGTGACCGAGGCGGACGTCGCAGCCTACCTCAGCGGGGAGACGGAGGGAGACTTCAGGGCGCGGGCCTCGCAGCTCAAGTCCGTATGGACGGAGGCGCGAAAGGCGTCCCGGCGTCTCGAGGTCACGTGGGAAATGCGGGAAGATGGGCCCCACATCACCTGCGCCGACGTGACTCTGGCGCCGAAGCACCGAACGAAGGTTGTGAAGAAGCTGCGCTCGATCGCCACGGCCGCACGAAATCACTCTCTCCAACAGAAACCCAACCAGGGGAAAGTGATGGAGTGCGTCGCCGCCGATCCCAGCAGCTCTCATTTCATGCGTTCAGGTCTTTTCACCCGTTTCTGTGACTGGCGTTTCCTTCACAGGGCAAGGTTGAACCTCCTGCCACTCAACGGGGCCAGGCCGTGGGCACGTGCAAGCGACCAGCGGTGCAGAGCGTGCGGGCACAACCAGGAAACCCTACCCCACGTGCTCTGCCACTGCATGCGTCAGAGTGCTGCCTACACGGACCGGCACAATAAAATCGTGAACCGGCTGAAAGCGACCGCTGGGAAGCGATTCACAGTCACCCACGAGAACCGTCCCGTGGGAACGACTAACCTCAGGCCAGACCTCGTTCTGGCGCGAGGGGAGTCGGCGATCGTCATCGACGTCACTTGCCCCTTTGACAATCGCAGAACCGCCTTCGATGCGGCACGGGAGAGTAAGGTCGCCAAGTACGAACCCGTGCGCCAATACCTGCTGCGAAAGTTCCAGCGGGTCAGCGTCGAGGCAATCGTTGTTGGAGCGCTCGGCTCTTGGGACCCCAACAACGATAAAGTAATGAAGAGGCTCTGTAGCAGAAGCTACTTGCGCCTCTTCAAGAAGCTGGCGGTGAGCGACACCATCGCTGCTTCACGCGAAGTCTACTCCAGACATGTGGCTGCAAAGTGA
- the LOC144109832 gene encoding uncharacterized protein LOC144109832: MASPASSTTSSPSRPGSQPRLEGSTLTVCFPLARTFRCTEKGCATAYAPVTWTSRRQSLLRHLESDHGVRVDRVIYFCTLCEKDIGLRPTLHGCLAGGRFEETAPVDHRHKCSECAMSFTTKKGLNNHHLWHRKKAASEALPPRPGPSTATRPRTRRSPTPSEDSLPETEPTDSPTPRRQSPSPVLTHSLSLGIFEAADEPPSPAPATDIAPSPMEPDVIISTQSEAPAREESPIPTPADEEESPTQQLEEEDGGHEDEEATDPAARRTDDDNDGAGDEATTDPLANLTEDNGVLAEHARRLRHSLREPVSDEGWDDFLSVLQEAIAEVAKEVKLPTAPAGGKPRQPVNPENAQQIQRLYRRNRRRAVRLIVEGESSLCPVPLQDIQDHFTATWGPKEVDTTILLDKTSCIEPAEFPLDAFTEEEVLRKLRKCENSAPGNDRITYQHWKATDPEAKFLTAVFNTCIKFKRVPQEWKESRTILIHKKGEEQDIGNWRPIALGSTIAKLYAGCLASRLQRWFGEHETLSRCQKGFLPHDGVFEHNFVLQERLDAARAGRGELCVAFLDFANAFGSVAHNAIVDALRGAGAGDDFCAIVADLYRDNTTRIVAKDGATQSIDISAGIRQGCPLSGLLFSLVIDPVLREVQGDERQHNILAYADDLTPLANSPEELQARIDKVTALSSRLGLQLNPGKCKTLHLSGRTPVGTRPTDAPSDSACSRTPQPSTTPSA; this comes from the exons ATGGCATCGCCAGCGTCAAGCACCACCTCCAGCCCAAGTCGACCCGGATCGCAGCCGCGCCTCGAGGGAAGCACGCTCACGGTGTGTTTTCCGCTGGCGCGCACGTTCCGATGCACCGAGAAGGGATGCGCTACCGCGTATGCCCCGGTCACGTGGACGTCCAGGCGGCAGTCCCTCCTTCGACACCTGGAAAGCGACCATGGCGTGCGCGTCGACCGGGTCATATACTTCTGCACCTTGTGCGAGAAGGATATTGGCCTTCGTCCGACTCTGCACGGATGCCTCGCTGGAGGGAGGTTCGAGGAGACCGCACCTGTGGACCATCGCCACAAGTGCTCTGAGTGTGCAATGTCTTTTACCACAAAAAAGGGATTGAACAATCACCACTTGTGGCACCGCAAGAAAGCGGCTTCCGAGGCTCTGCCGCCCCGTCCCGGGCCGTCGACAGCGACTCGCCCGAGGACGCGCCGCTCGCCGACACCATCTGAAGACTCCCTCCCGGAAACGGAGCCCACAGACTCGCCTACACCAAGAAGACAGTCACCGTCACCGGTATTAACGCACTCTCTTTCTCTAGGTATCTTCGAAGCAGCCGACGAGCCACCGAGCCCCGCACCAGCAACGGACATCGCCCCGTCACCGATGGAGCCCGACGTCATCATCTCAACGCAAAGCGAAGCACCAGCCCGGGAAGAGTCGCCGATCCCAACTCCCGCGGACGAAGAGGAGAGCCCGACGCAGCAACTAGAAGAGGAAGACGGCGGCCACGAAGACGAGGAAGCCACCGACCCTGCGGCAAGACGGactgacgacgacaacgacggcGCCGGGGACGAAGCAACCACCGACCCCCTGGCAAACCTGACCGAGGACAACGGAGTTCTCGCCGAGCACGCCAGGCGCCTCCGGCATTCGCTGCGGGAGCCTGTTTCTGATGAGGGTTGGGATGACTTCCTTTCCGTTTTGCAGGAGGCCATCGCGGAGGTTGCGAAGGAGGTAAAGCTGCCGACGGCTCCGGCCGGAGGTAAGCCGCGCCAACCGGTCAACCCCGAAAACGCTCAGCAGATTCAGAGACTCTACCGCAGGAATCGCCGCCGAGCGGTACGCCTGATCGTGGAAGGCGAATCTTCGCTCTGCCCGGTCCCGCTGCAAGACATTCAAGACCATTTCACGGCCACGTGGGGACCCAAGGAAGTAGACACGACCATCCTCCTAGACAAGACCAGCTGCATCGAACCGGCGGAATTCCCCCTCGACGCATTCACAGAAGAAGAAGTCCTCAGGAAGCTCCGCAAGTGCGAGAACAGCGCCCCCGGGAACGACCGCATCACCTACCAACACTGGAAAGCCACCGACCCGGAAGCCAAGTTCTTGACCGCCGTATTCAACACCTGCATCAAGTTCAAGAGAGTGCCCCAAGAATGGAAGGAGTCTCGGACGATACTGATCCACAAGAAGGGAGAGGAGCAAGACATCGGCAACTGGCGCCCCATCGCCCTCGGCTCGACGATCGCGAAGCTGTACGCCGGCTGCCTAGCGTCCAGGCTGCAGCGTTGGTTCGGAGAGCACGAGACCCTCTCGCGCTGCCAAAAGGggttcctgccgcacgacggaGTGTTCGAGCACAACTTCGTGCTGCAGGAGCGCCTTGACGCGGCGCGGGCCGGCCGTGGGGAGCTCTGCGTGGCGTTCCTGGACTTCGCCAACGCCTTCGGCTCCGTCGCCCACAACGCCATCGTCGACGCCCTGCGAGGAGCCGGCGCCGGAGACGACTTCTGCGCCATCGTAGCCGACCTGTACCGCGACAACACCACCCGCATCGTGGCAAAGGACGGAGCAACGCAGTCCATCGACATCTCCGCCGGAATTCGCCAAGGCTGCCCCCTCAGCGGACTACTCTTCAGCCTGGTCATCGATCCAGTGCTACGAGAAGTTCAAGGAGACGAGCGCCAACACAACATCCTGGCCTACGCCGACGACCTGACCCCGCTGGCCAACAGCCCGGAAGAACTTCAAGCCCGGATCGACAAAGTAACAGCCCTCTCTTCCAGGTTGGGACTTCAACTCAACCCCGGAAAATGCAAGACCCTGCACCTCAGCGGCCGGACGCCCGTCGGAACCAGGCCGACA GACGCCCCGTCGGATTCAGCGTGTTCCCGGACACCGCAACCGTCGACGACGCCATCGGCGTAG